A window of Cohnella herbarum contains these coding sequences:
- a CDS encoding (Fe-S)-binding protein: protein MNGWLVAAVTLCGIGIFSWIVVGKIKLILGGAPDGGMRLEWRRAVRAGGQVFGHRRLLQDRRSGWMHLVLFYGFLILQLGALEILWKGVSGKSFAWADNGVFSMMQEVTVALVLIAVAYGAFRRYGEKLARLPKGWKPLLVLIWIAGLMLSVVFTLAFDRLREHIPAKNLAPISSALASGMEQMFGGAPAVWAETGYEISWWVHLLLLLGFLVYVPLSKHFHIFTAPVNWLLRETGTPTMTKLDLEDETAEKFGMNAVEDLTRKMRLDLFACVECGRCTDVCPAANTDKGLSPMHLMTKLRDTLQSKGKAFRPTDEIGKGDSDRMDISGTMAWQSEGWVKNANSQPAALIGEVITEQELWACTTCRHCEERCPVGNMQLAPLMEMRRYLVLTEGKMPTEARRTLQNIDRQSNPWGFPRQDRAAWMEEFAAKEGWSIPTLRDNPQPEWLWWVGSMGAYDSRARRVTFAFARLLREAGISFAVLGTEERNSGDTPRRLGDEFLFQELCRSNIATFQRYGIKKIVTTCPHTFHLFRNEYKDFGFEADVRHHTELLAELIADGLLAPRYPVFRTMTMHDSCYLARYNGIVDAPRSILAAIPELATKEMERSGKQGLCCGAGGGRMWMEEPGRRVNVVRTAQALATGAELIGSACPYCLTMMEEGLRKHGVEERVGALDVAEILAMSVLGPAEKNTREG, encoded by the coding sequence ATGAATGGTTGGCTAGTTGCAGCCGTCACCTTGTGCGGAATCGGTATTTTCAGTTGGATCGTCGTGGGCAAAATCAAGCTTATTCTAGGCGGCGCGCCGGATGGGGGGATGAGACTGGAATGGCGGCGCGCCGTTCGGGCAGGCGGTCAGGTTTTCGGGCATCGCCGTCTTCTTCAGGACCGTCGCAGCGGTTGGATGCATCTCGTCTTGTTTTACGGATTCCTTATTCTTCAGTTGGGCGCCTTGGAGATTTTGTGGAAAGGGGTTTCAGGCAAGTCGTTCGCTTGGGCGGACAATGGCGTTTTTTCGATGATGCAGGAAGTAACGGTCGCGTTGGTACTGATCGCGGTTGCTTACGGTGCTTTTAGGAGGTATGGGGAGAAGCTCGCCAGGCTGCCCAAAGGGTGGAAGCCGCTGCTCGTGCTGATTTGGATCGCGGGTTTAATGCTGTCCGTCGTGTTTACGCTGGCCTTTGATCGGCTGAGGGAGCATATTCCCGCCAAAAATTTAGCCCCGATCTCGTCCGCGCTGGCATCCGGAATGGAGCAAATGTTTGGGGGAGCTCCCGCGGTTTGGGCGGAAACGGGTTACGAAATCTCATGGTGGGTTCATTTGCTACTCTTGCTTGGTTTTCTCGTTTACGTGCCGCTGTCTAAGCATTTTCATATTTTTACGGCTCCCGTGAACTGGTTATTGCGAGAGACCGGCACTCCGACGATGACCAAATTAGACCTCGAAGACGAAACCGCGGAGAAATTCGGGATGAACGCCGTTGAGGATTTGACTCGGAAAATGAGGCTTGATTTGTTCGCGTGCGTCGAGTGCGGGAGGTGCACGGACGTTTGTCCGGCGGCGAACACCGATAAGGGATTGTCTCCGATGCATCTGATGACGAAGCTTCGCGATACTTTGCAAAGTAAAGGAAAGGCGTTTCGCCCGACAGACGAGATAGGAAAAGGCGACTCGGATCGGATGGATATCTCGGGGACGATGGCGTGGCAATCGGAAGGGTGGGTGAAAAACGCTAACTCCCAGCCGGCCGCTCTTATTGGGGAAGTGATCACGGAGCAGGAGTTATGGGCATGCACGACATGCAGGCATTGCGAGGAGCGTTGTCCGGTCGGGAATATGCAATTAGCCCCTCTGATGGAAATGCGTCGTTACCTGGTATTGACGGAAGGGAAGATGCCTACGGAAGCAAGACGGACGTTGCAAAATATCGATCGTCAAAGCAATCCCTGGGGATTCCCGCGCCAAGATCGGGCGGCATGGATGGAGGAGTTCGCCGCCAAGGAGGGCTGGTCGATCCCGACGTTGCGGGACAATCCGCAGCCTGAATGGCTTTGGTGGGTAGGCAGTATGGGGGCTTATGATTCGCGAGCTCGCCGGGTGACGTTCGCTTTTGCCCGATTGCTTCGCGAAGCGGGCATTTCTTTCGCGGTTCTTGGAACGGAGGAGCGCAATTCCGGAGATACGCCGCGGCGACTGGGCGACGAGTTCCTGTTCCAGGAGCTTTGCCGCTCGAACATCGCCACCTTCCAGCGCTATGGGATCAAAAAAATCGTTACGACTTGTCCGCACACGTTTCACCTTTTTCGCAACGAGTACAAGGATTTCGGCTTCGAAGCGGACGTCAGGCATCATACGGAGTTATTGGCGGAACTTATCGCGGATGGCCTTCTTGCGCCCCGGTATCCCGTATTCCGAACGATGACGATGCACGATTCTTGTTATTTGGCTCGCTATAACGGGATCGTCGATGCTCCACGTTCGATCTTGGCAGCGATCCCCGAGTTAGCGACGAAGGAGATGGAGCGCTCGGGCAAGCAAGGGCTTTGTTGCGGAGCAGGCGGGGGCCGCATGTGGATGGAGGAGCCGGGCCGCCGGGTGAACGTGGTTAGGACGGCACAAGCGTTGGCAACGGGAGCGGAATTAATCGGGTCGGCATGCCCTTATTGTTTGACGATGATGGAGGAAGGCTTGCGCAAGCATGGAGTCGAGGAGCGGGTCGGCGCGTTGGATGTGGCGGAGATTCTGGCGATGTCCGTTCTTGGACCGGCGGAAAAAAACACTCGAGAGGGGTGA